The stretch of DNA CGCCGGTTTTCGACTACAATCCTGAAAGTTACAGCGACTTGGCTGCCAAAATCAGGGACTTGCTCAAGGATATTGGGAAGGTGACGGACGATGACCTTGAAGCGTTTCGATGGAATGTCTCCGAGGAACTCAATACAGAGGTTCCTCGTTCGACCATTCTTACATGGCGTCGCATAGGATTTCGGAATATCGTCAAAGATCGCGTTCTGCCGTGGATGGAAAAAGCCCTTGAGCCAGGCATTATCGGCAATATCAATATGGTCCGGAATTTTAAGAACGGCCTTATTGTGCGTGATATTGATACAGGAATGGAGAGCTTGCTGTACGATTTGTCTTCCTTACGAGACCAGCAATCTTTGGAAGATGAGCTCAATGACATGATGAAGCATGATCTCGGCTTGCCGCTCCGTACCCGCAATGCCGTATTGACACTTATCCTTCCGTTTGTTCGACCAAACCTGACATTTAATCAGGAAACCACGCAGATCAGAAAGCGGGAAGCCATCGCTGCCGTGGAACCCCTCTTTTACAACATAAAGAAAGGGGAGATCATTGTTCGCCAAGGGGAACGCGTGTCACCGGATGAGCAGCAAAAACTCCAGACTCTTTATGCTAACCGGACAGAAAATTTTAATTTTTTCAAAGTTCCCTGGATATTTGTCATTGGGTTGCTTCTCGTGCTTATGCTGCATTATTCATTGGCAGCCAGGCCGTATCGTGAAGGCTTGACGTCACTTGGAGATCGCGACTGGGTATTTCTCGGGATGGTGTTGTTGCTTGTCGCTATTTTGGCCAAGATTTTCGACTTTGCTCGAATGCCTGTCGCGACAGTCCCCGCGTATATGCAAGCCATGTTTTTTGCGCATGCGATGCCCATTGCCGGTGCCGTCGGGGTGACGGCATTATTTTTTCCGGTGAGTCTCTGTTTCTTTTTGGCGCTCATGTATTCTTTTATTGCAAGTAGCATGGTGTCGGGTGGACTGAATTTGTTTTTTTTCTATTTTGTCGGCGCCTCGTTGTATACTTTCAAAATTAAGCAATCAGAAAGTCGTTCCCAAGCGTTGCAAAGTGCATTTCCTCTTGCCGGTGCGTTGCTGCTGATGTGGCTCAGCCGAAATCTCATTGAATTTGAAGGGTTTCAAGCGGCCGGTTTGGGGGCGCTGTTCGTGGTGGGCAATGCGCTCTTTTCCTTACTTGTCGTTATGGGGCTTTCACCTATCGTTGAAATGACATTCGGATATTCATCACGATTTCGCTATATGGAACTCATGAGTTTGGAACAGCCGCTTCTTCAGCAGCTTATGGTGTCGGCCCCAGGCACGTATCACCATTCCTTGGTTGTTTCCAACATGGTCGAGGCCGGTGCACGAGCAATCGGAGCCAACCCGTTGCTTGCAAAAGTGGCGGCGCTTTATCATGATATCGGCAAACTCAAAAATCCTCAGTACTTCATTGAAAATCAATTCGGCAAAGAGAATAAACACAACAAGCTGACTCCTTCAATGAGCGCTTTGATTTTGATTTCGCACGTCAAGAAAGGCGTTGAGTTAGCGCAAGAACATAAGCTGGGTGATGAGATTATCGACCTGATTCGTCAGCATCATGGCACCACACTCATTGCATTTTTCTATCATAAGGCCAAAGAGCAGGCAGAAGCGAAAAAGGCTGATCCCGTTCGAGAAGAAGAGTTTCGTTATCCCGGTCCCAAACCACAGACAAAAGAAGCCGGGCTTATCCTCCTGGCCGATGCGATTGAGGCTTCGAGTCGCACATTGGTCGAGCCAACACCGAGCCGCATTAAAGGGCATATTCAGAGTATTATTAAAAAAATTTACAACGAAGGCCAACTGGATGACTCTGAATTGACGCTCAAAGACCTGACACTGATCGGAGATACATTTCACCGTATTCTGACCGGTATTTTTCATCAGCGTATCGAATATCCCTCAGAGAAATCCAAAGAAGCTGGGAAAGATACGTCACGCGAGACATCACAGAAAGAGAAGCGAGACAATCTCCAACCCGCCAACCTCCTCAGTCCGGATGTGGCCAAGGGGACGGGATGATACGCATACATACCGCGGCAGGACTCTATCCTCAGGCTCCACTGTCCAGAAATGGTCTGGCGCGACTGTTGGAAGAGATCGCCGAGGCGCTTGATATCGATGTCGAACAGGTTATCGTCAATATTGTCGGTGATGCCGAATCTCGGCATGCAAATGAAAATTTTCTCAAGCTTCCTGGTCCCACTAATGTTCTTGCCTTCGAAGCCTCGTGTGACCAGGAAGAGAGCGAGTCGGGAAGGCCGCCTCTTAGCGGAGAAATTCTGCTGAACGCCGATGCGCTCATGCGAGAATCTCTGTTGTATGGCCAGCCACCAGCCGAACATCTTGTCCGACTTCTTGCCCATGCCTGCCTTCATCTTGTCGGCTTTGATCACGGTCCGCTCATGGATGACCTTATGGAAGCGGCTGTACAGCATGTTATGGAAGTATTCTGCGGTGATAGCATATCCTGCAGGGTGTTTCCATTTTGACGAAATTGTGATAGCTCCTTTCGAGCTATGCCGGAATCCTCCCGCCGTGCGGAGCATCTTGTTCTGAAGATGCCGGCATCCGAAGCACTCTACGCGGCCAGTTCCATCTATAGGTCGCGAATTCCATGTCGCCGACAATCGAAGTGATCGATACGACTCACGGTTTCGTTGACCGCGATGCGATAGGCTCAGCATGCCGAGTGCACCCCACATTTATTTCATGCCACATGGTCAACCCCCAACATGAGAGGTTTCCCATTATGAACACGCCCGAAACAGCCACCATTACTATTGGTGACGAATCCTATGAATTTCCGCTTCTTGTTGGTTCTGAAGGTGAAGTCGGCATTGATATCGGTCAACTTCGCAAACTGACTGGCTGCATTACCCTTGATCCGGGGTATGGCAATACGGGATCGTGTACAAGTGCCGTGACATTCGTCGACGGTGAGAAAGGTATTTTACGACACCGTGGCTATCCCATTGAGGATCTTGCGGCAAACAGCTCGTTTATTGAAACGGCGATGCTACTTATTTTTGGGGAACTGCCCATAAGTAGTGAACGAGAAGAATTTCGTACACGGCTTCGTGAACAAGAATTATTGCATGAAGATTTGTTGCACCATTTCGATGGATTTCCGCCGAATGGTCAGCCTATGGCAATTCTGTCGGCGGTTGTGAACTCGTTGTCGAGCTATCATCCAGATTTGCTCGATATTCAGTCCGATGAAGAATTCCGTATGGCTGTTGCCAAGATTATTTCTAAAGTGCGGACGATTGCTGCATTCAGTTATCGGAAATCCGTGGGTCGGCCCTTTATGTACCCGAATCCGAATTTGAGCTATTGTTCCAACTTTCTCCATATGATGTTTTCCAATCCGTACACAACCTACATGCCGACACCGGAAGCGATTCGTGCACTATCGCTCTTTCTCATTGTGCATGCCGACCATGAGCAAAACTGCTCGTGTTCCACGGTGCGTATGGTTGGGTCCAGCCAGGCCAACCTGTTTGCCTCCGTTTCGTCGGGTATTTGCGCACTGTGGGGGCGTCTGCATGGCGGAGCGAACGCTGCCGTGATCGATATGCTTGATCATTTGCAGGCAGGCGATTTGAGCATCAAACAATATCTCGAACTGGTGAAACAGAAGAAAATGCGCCTCATGGGATTTGGACATCGCGTCTACAAAAACTTTGACCCACGGGCTCGTATCTTGAAGAGCGCGGCGCATAATCTTATCCAGAATATGGATACCCAGGATGATGAGCTCATTCGTATTGCTCAAGAGCTTGAAGATGCCGCACTCAATGACGACTACTTCACGTCGCGCAAGCTCTATCCCAATGTGGACTTCTATTCCGGATTGATCCTGCGTGCGCTCGGCATCCCCGTCAACATGTTCCCGGTTATGTTTGCTATCGGTCGCATGCCCGGTTGGATTGCACATTGGTACGAAGAATTCTGCGACCCGCAGCTCAAGATTCATAGACCTCGGCAAGTTTACATTGGCAAAACCACGCGTCAGTACATTCCTATCGAACTACGGTAAACGGTAAGCGAATTCTAACGAAAAGTTTTTCAAGCGCTCCCTGGACAGATTTTGATGTTCTGTTCAGGGAGCGCTCTTTTTGGGAATTTCAACATCACCAGGTCTATTCTGCCCGCCCTCAATTTTTCAGTATGTCCCATACGAGTTTGAAGAACAGAATATTCAAAAGAAGCTGAGCGTTTGGACAAAGAGCACGTGTAGTAGGTACAAGGTAAGGGGAAAGAGCGGATGTTGCTTTTGAGGAACTGGGGAGGGGGACCCTCCCCAGACAAGACGGTGTCAGTGACTATTTTTTCTCTTGGGCCATACCGCGTTCGATCCAGTCGGACATTTCACGCAGGCGCATATTGAGTTCATAACGGCCGCCGGCAAAAACACCGTAGTCACCACCAAAACTCATGGCCGATGCAAAGCGAATTTTGTTCGAATGGATAAGCCAGATCGTGCTCCAGACATTTTCGACATAGTTATCGAACAACCCGGTTCCGGTTTTCATATCGGTCGGTTCGGCAGCCAAATTGTTATTCCAGGCCATCATGAGCAAATCGGTCGCTGTTTTCGTTGCTGCGTTGGTTGTTGCAATCGTATTATCAAACCGTGGCCAGAAGCCGTTGATCCAGGATGTATCATGGCATCCTTTGCATACGGCGGTCATTTCCTTCTGTCTTGCGGCTTGCTCAGCTGTGTCGATCAAGAACGATGATGCGGGTTCTCCGGTCAGCGTGACGGGAAAGGGCACATCGTTGGCATTTCTAATGATGCTTGTGTCGGGCGATTTAGGTTGAGGATGAGCATACGGCAACCCAAAGATGCGCCAAGGCAGGCGAGGAGACATTGCATGCGTCCGTTCGGTCAATACGGTCCCGTCAGGCATGCTTAAAAGACTGACGTGGCAGGCAGCGCATGTCGGAGTGGTAAAATCCGTCCCCACGGTCCATGGGACGGCGTTATAATTCCATGAGCTTCCTGATGAGGAGAATATTTTCCCGTGGCGACTCACTCCATACACTTTATACGCCGGAACATCAGGGCCATCGTGGCATTGCTTACAGGTATAAGGTTTGCGGGCCGTGGCCATGGAAAAGGCATGACGAGAATGGCACGCTGAACAGGAGCCAAGGCTACCATCCAAATTGACACGCCCAACACCGACATTGGGCCACCCCTGGATGACAGGGAATTCCATTTCTCCGAAATCCGTATCCCGTGTTGTCGTACTGGTCACAGCAAGCTTGGTGCCGTGGCAGGAATAGCATGATTCGTTTTCTGTCTTGAGGTTGGGAGCTTTCAGGCTGAGTTCTCCCCCGTGTGCGGCCACAAGTGTCCCGTTCATAGAATCCATAAGCGTTTTGTACAGCGCGTTATCGGCCATATTTCCATACGCATGGGACATGAGGTTATCTTTATACTGGGTGGCTTCTTCGCTATGGCACACCGCACAGTCGTCAGGACTGACGGCTATATGAATGGTGTAGCCGTTGTGCTCAAAGCTGTCTTTATGAGCGTCGCCACGAACCATGTGACATTCCGCGCAGCCGATAGGCACATTACGTAGATTTTCGGGAATATCGGTGCTGGAGACTTTACGGCTGGTTTTTTCGACCTTCAGCGCTTCCGCAACTGTCGTTTTGGCGTGACGACTCTGTTTCCAGTCCTCTACAATACCTGGATGCACAGTCTCGTGGCAAGAGAGACAGGTTGAAGTGTCATCACTCACTTCGGGCTCCTCGGCCTGGGACGGAAGCGGCACTGCAAAACAGACCGTGGTAGCGAGACATGAGAGGACGAAGAGTCGAAACGCCGTCATAGCGATATCTCCTTAAACGTTGAAAGTGGAAGGCGGTTATTTAATTTTTGTTTCAACCGAACGAATTTTTTGTTCTAAGCGACTGCTATCGCCAGTACGGGAGTCAACTTTCAGGTTGATGTATACCCGGTCGCTTTCTTGACGCATCGTATCATGGCATTCTTTGACGATATCCAGAAGTGTGCCGAGGTCACCTTCCATGATGGTTCCCATAGGCGTAAATTGGTAAGTGACACCGGAATTTTTTACGATTGCCACGGCTTTCGCCACATGGGACGAGAGGTTGATGCCTTTATCAATGGGAAAAATGGAAAATTCTACAATAGCGCTCATCATCGTATCCTTGGTTGAAAGTGTGGGAGAGGCATCGCTTTACTGTATAATAACATTTTGAGGCATGAGAATGTTGACGCCTTTGATGGTTTTGCTGTTAATGAAGGGGCGTAAATAGGTTTCGAGTGGCTCTTCCGTCACCTGACGGGTTTTTCCAGCCTTGGCATGACGAAAGAGGAGTGTCCCGTTGGGTGTTCGGATTGCAAATCCTTGGTGAGAAACATTGATGTTGGTGCCAATGGATTTGGCCAGATTCCAGTTTGGCCGAACGATATTGATAATAGAGCCAGACGGAATAGCATCAAAAATGGTGCTATTGGGTTTGGAGTTCATAAACAGAACATCAAGCCCGATATACGGAAGCGATGCACGTCCTGGTTTGAAGTTTTTTCCTTCGACATGCAGAGCGTTAAGCAGCGAAGCCTGTGCTGTCGATGTCGTGGGAGCGGGGCTCAAACGCGACGTGGGGAGTTTACGGTACCAGGTGTTTTTATCGATAATAGCCGCGGCCTTGTTAACGCCGTATTTCCCTGCGACGTTTGCGGTAATATCTTTGACAAAGCCTTGGCGTACGTTCTCAGGCACCCAATCCATGCTGATAAAGTGATTGCGTGAAACAAAGGCCACTTTACCGTTTTTATATCGCATGCGGATGATGAGTCTCTTGAAATCTTTAAAGTTCCGTGCCATGGCCAAAGCGCAAACGGTTTCGATATAGGTGGTGCAATCAAAGCCGTCGAAGCGAAAGACAGGGTCTTTGTCGTATTTCCCTGTACTTCCTTCTCCAAAGAAGTCGGCTTTGTACGGCGCCCCCAGGAATGCGGCGCTCATTCTATCAATGCGTACAGGCATGGGATCGTTGGCATTTTGCGCGATGAGGGCGTTAATACTCTGCATAGTGGCTGCTCCGGCCAACGGTTTGGTCGGGGTGATCATAGCAGCCTGGACGGTTCCTGCGTTTAGCGTCAGCATTGCGAGGATGATAAATACGCGAATCATGGGGTATCCTTCAAATCAAGACATTGGTCTGTGTAGTCGGAGTTGGCTCGGCGGCCAAAGCCGTGATAGTATTCTTGAACATATGATAAAGGAAAATAAACGGCGTACGCCTCATTTTGATTTCAAAAAAAATACTTTCTGGCAAGCCGTTTTGGACGATAAACATTCATGACTCTCTCATCACCTCATTCTCTCATAAAAGACAAAGAAGGCAACGTAGTTCCTCCGCTGATGCTGTACGTGCATGTGCCGTTTTGCCGAAAAAAATGCCGGTATTGCGCGTTTTATTCCAAAGTGTTCGATATGAATGACTTGGAAATATATCTCCAGGCACTGTCTCGGGAGATGGCATTTTGGAAAAAACTGTATGGGAAGCGTCCCATCTCGAGCGTATTTATTGGTGGAGGGACGCCGAGTTTGTTGCCGGAGTGGGCTCTTCCTCGACTCATTCCGGAATTGCGTCGTCATTTTCTTATTCAAAAAAATGCAGAATTTACATTCGAATGTAATCCCGATTCCAGTCTTGATGTCGGGTACTTGCGGAATTTACGTTCCCTCGGAGTCAATCGGTTAAGCATTGGTGTCCAAACGCTCAACAATGAACGTTTACGTCTCTTAGGACGACCGCATGATGGACAAACAGCCCTTGCGGCGGTTTCGGCAGCGCGTCGCGCGGAATTTCGAAATATCAGTCTTGATCTGATGTGGGGAATTCCAGGACAGCGCCTGCGGTTATGGTTGGAAGAACTCAAGAATGTGTTGGAGCTCGCTCCTGAACATCTCTCGTGTTATGGCTTGACCTTGGAGCCGGAGACACCCCTTGCCGAGGATGTTCAGTCCGGCAAACTCACCCTTCCTGACGAAGACGAGCAGGCAAAAATGTTCCTGTATGGGGCTCGCTTGCTCGAAGAACGAGGTTATCTTCAGTACGAAATATCCAACTTTGCCAAAATTGGTTTTCAATGCCGGCATAACCTCGGATATTGGCAAGGAAAAGATTATCTCGGGCTTGGACCATCCGCTGTTTCAACTATTGATGGCAAAAGATTTGAACATCCAGCCGATCTCCGCGCATACGCCAAAGCAGCATTGGCCGGTACCCTTGGCGAACACGCTGTTTCCTTGACGATGGAAGACCGCATTCGGGAAATGATCATGCTCTCGCTTCGAACGTCCTCCGGGCTTGATCTCAAACGGTTCCGCAAAGAAACCGGCCGTGATTTTTTTGCCGAGCATAAAGCTTTGCTGACAGCGTTACGTCAAAATGACCTTATCCGCCTTCATCCTGGACGTGTCTGTTTGACACGCAATGGGATGATCGTCAGCAATGTTATCCTTGAACGTTTGATGTACCCTCAAAAGGACTCCCTGTCTGACGCCGCTCCGACCACGCCACAGAAGATGGAACCCTCGGATTAAAAACGTTCAAAAGCTTTGGTGACGGCTTTTTTCATGTCGTCATAGGCTTTATCAAATCCCTCTTTGAGTTCTCCCCAGGCTCCTCCACTGGCTTTTTGGAGCAAGGTGAGACTATAGCGCGCAGCATCGTATTTTTCTGTCAGTCGTTCCAGATCCCCTGCATATTTTTCCAGGTAGTCACCTTCTTTTTGAGAAACGGATTGCTTGGCGCCATCGATTTTTTGTTTCCAATCTTTGAGCTTTTCTTCCATTTGCACGCCGAATTTTTGCTTCTCCTCCATACGAACCTCCTCATAGTGGTCATATAACGTATGATGACAATACAGAATCTTTCCTTTCATGGTCAAGGAGGTCTCTTAAAAAACGATCTTGACGGAAGGGATCAGTGTATACGAAAAGCAATTCAAAGGGCTGTGGCAAGCTCAGACGAAAGGCATACATCTTGCTTGGGTGTAGCAGTGATCATGGCAGCGTCAAAAAAAAGACAATGCCAAATCTCGCGAGAGGGGGAGTGATTATGATGAAAGGAAAACGCCGTGTGCTTATCACTTGGTTCGCAGCGGTATGCATCGTCTTGACTAGCATTGTGGCGAATGCTGGTTCTTATACGGCAGGGTCCGTCTACGTCGAAGGCAAGGGCGGCGTGTACGGTTCGACGAATCCCAATATTGATATCGCGTACTCGTACGGTGCTGAACTTGGCTACTTTTTAGCCGATGATTTTGCCGTGGGTGTCGAGCTCATGGGATATTATTTTGAGCAGCAAAAACGTATCCCCACCGTGTTCGGGACAGATGTTCGTTTCTCACCCGTCAGCGCTTTGGGGCCGGCTTTGACCGGACGGTGGTATTTTGCCCATTCTGATGCCGGAGCGGTCTATATCGGTGCTGGGCTCGGTGGTCTCTTTGGCGACGGCAAAGTCCCGTACAACGGCTACTATACGAGCTTAACCGAACATGCTGAACTCGGCTTCTCCGTAAACATGACAGAAGGTCTCGATCTGAAAGGAGCAGGCCGCTACATGCACGTCGGCGAATTCGATGGAACGGGAGCTGATTTGTTCGGTGGAAATTTGGGCTTGAATTACTCATTCTAGACGGGGAGTGGCATACACTCGGAAAGCACTTCGTCCTATGATTGTATTTTTGCCGTGCAACACGGCAGTATGGCGCCGATACGCATCTCGTATCGGCGCCATTGTTTTACGCCGGTATTACCTCTTTTTCTGGCAGTGTGGACAATGGGTCGAAGTGCGCCCAGCGAGCTTATAAGCATCAAGCGGATGGGCGCAACGCGGGCAGGGTTGACCTTTTTTTCCATATACGGCGAATTCGTTTTGAAATCCTCCATCAAGTCCTTCAGCTGTGCGATAGTCTCGAATGGTGCTGCCACCGGCTGCGATCGCACGGCGAAGCACATCCTGGATGGAAGAATAGAGTTTTTTCCGATCAGACGCTGTTAAATGTGATGTTTTCGACTCGGGATGAATGCCGGCTCCAAAGAGTGCTTCATCGGCGTAGATGTTGCCGATACCGACGACAACCGCCTGGTTGAGTAAAACTGGCTTGATTGGTCCCGTTCGACGATACAGACGCGATTCAAACTCTTCAAATGTCATCTCAAGTGGTTCCGGGCCGAGTCGGGCATAGAACGGTTCCTGTTCTAAATCGGTCCTCGAATAGGCTCCACACCAGCCGAATTTTCGTACATCCTGGAAATAGAGCGCATTGCCGTCATCCATAGGAAGAACAAGCCGGGTGTGAGGTGTTATCGCCGACGCGGCGCCGGTTTCATCCGGGCTTGTCGTGATGAACAGCCGGCCCGTCATCTTGAGATGGACAATAACAACGGCCTCTTCCCGGTCTTTGTCAGGAGCGAGGTGAAGTCGCACGATCTTGGCGCGACGACTTGTTCCGGATATTTCACGGTTTAAGACAAGCTGTTTGAAAACAGCAAGCGGTTGTTTGAGAACACCCGACCATAAGGGGAGAGCATCAATAAAATGTCGCCCGGTAAGACCTGGGGCGAGACCGCGGGAAATCGTTTCCACTTCAGGAAGTTCTGGCATGATATACTTGGGGTATGAGTTTCTACGATGTTGGTTAATACAATTGTTGGTAATGAACCAATGTATTTATTGTTAACTTCACCGGTTACTGTGGGACAACCGTTTACGATGTCATTCCATCTTGCAGAGAGATTGATTTATAATGAGTATCTCTGATATATTCCAATTTCTTTTGTTTCATTGTTTGTTGATCTCGTTGTGTTCTCTGGTGGAAGATGTATAGCTTTATTTTTTTAAACAGCCAGGATATCAACGAAACGTGCTTTCAGAGTTGAGAAAATTTTTTATAAACAGAGTTTATTTTATTCACGAAAAAAGTTGCTTCAACAGGTTGGCGGTGATAGAAAAACAATTCATGATTCTCATGTACAATAATCATTCTTTAGAGGATGAATAGTGAACCATACCAAAACATATGAAGAACCGTATCCTGGCAATGTTCTCGTTCCGAGCACGATGCTGGATCGTTGGCAGTCAATAGTTGACCTTCTTGCAGAATTCTGCAAAGTCCCCGCCGCGTTGATCATGCGAGTGGGAAAGGGATTGATCAGGGTTTTTCGGACAAGCGCTTCTCAAGGAAACCCTTACCCTCTCGGCGCAACGGAGCATTACTTCTACAAATGTGGATTATATTGCGAGCATGTCATACGAACAAATAAGAAGTTGCTTGTTCCCAATGCATTGGATGATTCAGACTGGAAAGATAATCCTGACGTTCCCTTGAATATGATCTCGTACCTTGGCTTTCCTATTTTGTTCCCTGATTTAACTCCGTTTGGAACAATTTGTGTCCTGGACAATAAACCCAATATATATTC from Desulfovibrio inopinatus DSM 10711 encodes:
- the hemW gene encoding radical SAM family heme chaperone HemW, which gives rise to MTLSSPHSLIKDKEGNVVPPLMLYVHVPFCRKKCRYCAFYSKVFDMNDLEIYLQALSREMAFWKKLYGKRPISSVFIGGGTPSLLPEWALPRLIPELRRHFLIQKNAEFTFECNPDSSLDVGYLRNLRSLGVNRLSIGVQTLNNERLRLLGRPHDGQTALAAVSAARRAEFRNISLDLMWGIPGQRLRLWLEELKNVLELAPEHLSCYGLTLEPETPLAEDVQSGKLTLPDEDEQAKMFLYGARLLEERGYLQYEISNFAKIGFQCRHNLGYWQGKDYLGLGPSAVSTIDGKRFEHPADLRAYAKAALAGTLGEHAVSLTMEDRIREMIMLSLRTSSGLDLKRFRKETGRDFFAEHKALLTALRQNDLIRLHPGRVCLTRNGMIVSNVILERLMYPQKDSLSDAAPTTPQKMEPSD
- a CDS encoding multiheme c-type cytochrome yields the protein MTAFRLFVLSCLATTVCFAVPLPSQAEEPEVSDDTSTCLSCHETVHPGIVEDWKQSRHAKTTVAEALKVEKTSRKVSSTDIPENLRNVPIGCAECHMVRGDAHKDSFEHNGYTIHIAVSPDDCAVCHSEEATQYKDNLMSHAYGNMADNALYKTLMDSMNGTLVAAHGGELSLKAPNLKTENESCYSCHGTKLAVTSTTTRDTDFGEMEFPVIQGWPNVGVGRVNLDGSLGSCSACHSRHAFSMATARKPYTCKQCHDGPDVPAYKVYGVSRHGKIFSSSGSSWNYNAVPWTVGTDFTTPTCAACHVSLLSMPDGTVLTERTHAMSPRLPWRIFGLPYAHPQPKSPDTSIIRNANDVPFPVTLTGEPASSFLIDTAEQAARQKEMTAVCKGCHDTSWINGFWPRFDNTIATTNAATKTATDLLMMAWNNNLAAEPTDMKTGTGLFDNYVENVWSTIWLIHSNKIRFASAMSFGGDYGVFAGGRYELNMRLREMSDWIERGMAQEKK
- a CDS encoding citrate synthase, producing MNTPETATITIGDESYEFPLLVGSEGEVGIDIGQLRKLTGCITLDPGYGNTGSCTSAVTFVDGEKGILRHRGYPIEDLAANSSFIETAMLLIFGELPISSEREEFRTRLREQELLHEDLLHHFDGFPPNGQPMAILSAVVNSLSSYHPDLLDIQSDEEFRMAVAKIISKVRTIAAFSYRKSVGRPFMYPNPNLSYCSNFLHMMFSNPYTTYMPTPEAIRALSLFLIVHADHEQNCSCSTVRMVGSSQANLFASVSSGICALWGRLHGGANAAVIDMLDHLQAGDLSIKQYLELVKQKKMRLMGFGHRVYKNFDPRARILKSAAHNLIQNMDTQDDELIRIAQELEDAALNDDYFTSRKLYPNVDFYSGLILRALGIPVNMFPVMFAIGRMPGWIAHWYEEFCDPQLKIHRPRQVYIGKTTRQYIPIELR
- the mutM gene encoding bifunctional DNA-formamidopyrimidine glycosylase/DNA-(apurinic or apyrimidinic site) lyase, which encodes MPELPEVETISRGLAPGLTGRHFIDALPLWSGVLKQPLAVFKQLVLNREISGTSRRAKIVRLHLAPDKDREEAVVIVHLKMTGRLFITTSPDETGAASAITPHTRLVLPMDDGNALYFQDVRKFGWCGAYSRTDLEQEPFYARLGPEPLEMTFEEFESRLYRRTGPIKPVLLNQAVVVGIGNIYADEALFGAGIHPESKTSHLTASDRKKLYSSIQDVLRRAIAAGGSTIRDYRTAEGLDGGFQNEFAVYGKKGQPCPRCAHPLDAYKLAGRTSTHCPHCQKKR
- a CDS encoding N-acetylmuramoyl-L-alanine amidase-like domain-containing protein, whose protein sequence is MIRVFIILAMLTLNAGTVQAAMITPTKPLAGAATMQSINALIAQNANDPMPVRIDRMSAAFLGAPYKADFFGEGSTGKYDKDPVFRFDGFDCTTYIETVCALAMARNFKDFKRLIIRMRYKNGKVAFVSRNHFISMDWVPENVRQGFVKDITANVAGKYGVNKAAAIIDKNTWYRKLPTSRLSPAPTTSTAQASLLNALHVEGKNFKPGRASLPYIGLDVLFMNSKPNSTIFDAIPSGSIINIVRPNWNLAKSIGTNINVSHQGFAIRTPNGTLLFRHAKAGKTRQVTEEPLETYLRPFINSKTIKGVNILMPQNVIIQ
- the ybeY gene encoding rRNA maturation RNase YbeY; protein product: MIRIHTAAGLYPQAPLSRNGLARLLEEIAEALDIDVEQVIVNIVGDAESRHANENFLKLPGPTNVLAFEASCDQEESESGRPPLSGEILLNADALMRESLLYGQPPAEHLVRLLAHACLHLVGFDHGPLMDDLMEAAVQHVMEVFCGDSISCRVFPF
- a CDS encoding MTH1187 family thiamine-binding protein translates to MSAIVEFSIFPIDKGINLSSHVAKAVAIVKNSGVTYQFTPMGTIMEGDLGTLLDIVKECHDTMRQESDRVYINLKVDSRTGDSSRLEQKIRSVETKIK
- a CDS encoding HD family phosphohydrolase — translated: MSALQKKIKTLVAPSAKPVKGVKQEPPRSTSWGIFVFLAILLGVSIMAGISLNNDIKVFVAGEVATQDVVANQNLKLEDVAGTNRKRELVGETQPPVFDYNPESYSDLAAKIRDLLKDIGKVTDDDLEAFRWNVSEELNTEVPRSTILTWRRIGFRNIVKDRVLPWMEKALEPGIIGNINMVRNFKNGLIVRDIDTGMESLLYDLSSLRDQQSLEDELNDMMKHDLGLPLRTRNAVLTLILPFVRPNLTFNQETTQIRKREAIAAVEPLFYNIKKGEIIVRQGERVSPDEQQKLQTLYANRTENFNFFKVPWIFVIGLLLVLMLHYSLAARPYREGLTSLGDRDWVFLGMVLLLVAILAKIFDFARMPVATVPAYMQAMFFAHAMPIAGAVGVTALFFPVSLCFFLALMYSFIASSMVSGGLNLFFFYFVGASLYTFKIKQSESRSQALQSAFPLAGALLLMWLSRNLIEFEGFQAAGLGALFVVGNALFSLLVVMGLSPIVEMTFGYSSRFRYMELMSLEQPLLQQLMVSAPGTYHHSLVVSNMVEAGARAIGANPLLAKVAALYHDIGKLKNPQYFIENQFGKENKHNKLTPSMSALILISHVKKGVELAQEHKLGDEIIDLIRQHHGTTLIAFFYHKAKEQAEAKKADPVREEEFRYPGPKPQTKEAGLILLADAIEASSRTLVEPTPSRIKGHIQSIIKKIYNEGQLDDSELTLKDLTLIGDTFHRILTGIFHQRIEYPSEKSKEAGKDTSRETSQKEKRDNLQPANLLSPDVAKGTG